The Nymphaea colorata isolate Beijing-Zhang1983 chromosome 11, ASM883128v2, whole genome shotgun sequence genome includes the window GATATTCATCCAAATCTCAATGCTCACTAGACCTAAGTTAATGGCAGGGATTGGCAAGAAAAATCAAGTGTTGGGCATGGAGTTAAACTGCCAAGTGTTGAAGTACTATAAAGACTCACTTTCATGAAGACTGCATCAGCCTTGGGAATCTCCTCAAACATGTCACCACCCACATGAGTGACCCCCTGGTACCTTGGTGCAGTAGCCACAACATGGGGAAGGTCCAGGTTGATACCTTTCACGTGTGGGTAGGACTTCACTATCTCTGCAATGGCTTTTCCGGTGCCACCACCGACATCGACAAGCGAGCCAAACCTACTGAACCCGTGGTCATACTCTGCCATGACTGCCTTCATTATGATTTTGCAGGTACAAACCATAGCTGAATTAAATAGCTGGTTAAATTCAGGGTTTGCAGCTCCATATCCCCAGAGATCTACACCAAGAACCTTCTCGAAGGCTACACCTCCCTCTTTCACACTCCTGCTTAAACAGTGCCATACAGGCAAAGTAGAAGGATAGTTTTGCATGAGCACCATCGGAGCCAGGCTGAGCTCACCATCCCTGACCAGCCACCTAGAGGCTGACGTTAGACCGAACTCGGGCTGGGGGTTACTGTTGGCACCATTTTCACCACCAATCGGTCGATCGCGCCGCACAAACACATGTTTCCTCACTAACAGCCTCATGATGCGGAAGAGGGAGCTGATATCCGGCGAGGGTGCCGGCAGCTCAGCTGCAATCTGGTGTAGGGTCATGGGCCGGCCATTCCGGTGGATTATGTCTGCGATGCCGAGCTCGACTGCACATTTGAGCAACATCGAGTCGGCAAATGCAAAGAGTTGTTGGAATATCTCGATCTGACCTTGCACCAGCCTCTCCTCTTCCATCTCCATCTATCTCTTTTCCCCCTCCAATCTCGCACTTGTGAGAAACGGTTGTGGGCAGGTTATAATACCACATGACAAGAGGTTGCCCTGTCTCACTCCCTCTCTTTCCGAATGGTGCGACCAAGATCGACTTGCGTGCCCCATGACTGAATTTGGCCGATTGAACAATTTAGCTGAAAGCAACAGTGAATTGacataaaatatttacaatctatgtaaaaaatggaaaaatattcaaattaactaacaaataaaaaatgcttAGGGTGCGTTTGGATACACCTTGAAAACGATGTTTCGGAACCAAAATGATGTTTTGCTTCTCAAACGTGGTTTTGAGGGACAACCTCAAAACTGGGTTTCTGAAAAcccagttttttcaaaatagtgttttctttcatgtttttaataacctgtttggggttttttttttcaaacaaaagaacGTTTTGGAAAAAAGGCACTGTTCATCTTGCTTTGgttattattataaatatttCAACAACCCTGGTCGTAAATAATGCTATGAGCATTCTCATGGTATCAAGATTgtcaaattaatatatatatgtgattttttttttaacccatTGAATACTTTAGATGGTTTTTGTATGTGCCTCACATCATTAACTTTTACTAAACTTCTATTGTTGTTCTCCTCAAAAGCAGGTAATCATTTTTCCACAATTGTTAATTGTTGGTCGTTCgtgttcaattttttcttttaaaaaactgTGGCACTCTTGCAATTCTTATCCAGACTCATGCTTGTTCGTTTTGTACTTCTTGAATTACCTACCCACAATTAAAAATCCActtttgaacataaaaaattgcttttattAAATACTAAgattaaaacaataaaaaattttcataaattcaGTTTCGTTTCTTGCACCATCCATTAGAATTAAGTAGAAAAAAGGAGGGGTCCAGAATTGCCACCATTCAGCATCAGAGACGGAAGCCGGAACAACAGCCTCAATAATGCAGGAATAGGGACTCCACTCAAGGTTCTGCATTATTCCTATGAATCTCCCTTACTTATCGTGTGGTACAATTGCTCATAAATTGCTGCAATGTTACTCTATTTCTCTGTTTCTTCTGATGCTGGACTCATCAGCCTTAACCTTCTAATCTTGCTTCTTTTTCACGTTCCTTGTTGCTTCTGATGGTGGGTGGCATATCCGGGCCAATTGTTGGATTACTTGACCACTAAGGTTGGTTTGATGGTTTTCTTGAGTTAAGATACCAGGTCTTAGAGGTATTAGCTCCGACATCATCTTGGAACTTAAGTTTGACATTTATTCTCCAATTTGGCTTGCAGAGTAAGTTGAGTCTTAACTTTAATTGATAGTGCAAGAAACGAGAGTCGGGATAGGGACGCCAAAATTTTCTTGATCAAAATACCCCTCATAAAGTGAAAAGGGGatggtttttatttaaaaaaaaaagctaaaagtctaaaatatacatttcattatcaaaatttctaaaatacctCAATCCTCCCTCATTTTTACTTGAGCTTATATTCTTTGCGCGCACACCCCTGTGCGTGAAACTCAATCTCATCACCAGACTTTTGGTGTCTGTAGGGATGTTAATATCTGCCATTTGGATCGAATCAAACTGAattattcagaaaaaaaaacaaatatgaaaaagaaaaatcacatcTGTTTAAggaatcagattggatttggattaaattcggtttttgacatatataaatattcaatcagattctgattgaatttagttttaaatgaatattctatattcaatgtttttacattttatcACATtctgttcaaaattcaaaataggTTATGAATATAAAACTCatattcagattgtgaaatcagatttcggacttattttgaataaatttggATAAAGATTTACCTAATACaatgagataacaaattaaTTATTGAGTTTCCTAGCATTAATAAATTAGGGGTTTACGGATTAAGACCAAAATTATGCAACTGTATTTATTAGTACTGAATTCCATTTGTGGAAGAGATCACCTTCGATTACTAAATTCCATTTGTGTCTCGATCAGAAGTTCACGCATGGTTGCCTTCCGTAAAGGTTAGGCTAACTATCAACTAGTTAGTTGGATCTAGGCACAATTTATCATCTCACCTGACACTCGGAGCATctaaaatttattcaaatgacGCCATATGCGAAGATTTTAGGTAGAGCTGTGTCGTTGAGGAGTTTTAGCAAACATATCAAAGATAGATCATGCATGAAATTAACAGATGAATGCTTCAAAAAGgatcatgaaaataaaaactttaagGTTCTCTCTAGATGCCTaaagagagagatctagagagagagtggagaggAATACCTGTGTTCCCGACGGACAATGTTCTCTTTGTGGGTGACAAATGAATTACAATGTGCATTTGAACACCAGAGTTTCAATACCAACCACAATGTTGATGCTGCGGCGGAGATACGAACACAAGACGATCAGAATGAGAGGAAGTGCGGCAAAGACGATAAAAAAGAAGACCGGAAAAGGTCGCCACGGTTTTTTCGCTGAAATTTTGGGAAAACTTCGCGGGAAGAGTTACATAGCATAGGTATAGATGGGTACATATAGTGCACTTCAGCAACAAAGTACAATTTTTGTTGATAAATAGTTGGGTCATTTGTTAACGAAATCTATATTTCTTACTGTGCGTCCACCTTTTGCAACAAAGATATTAGTCACTAAATCCAGACGTGGAAGTGCGGTGGAACCCTACAGTAACTAAATATCATTTTCGTTGCTGATCCTGCAGTGATCATCTATGACGCGATTCACATTTTGTTGCTAAAATCCCAAGAAGCTGCAACGCATGTCTGCCCTTCGTCATTAAAGGTGAGAAACGGAGAGAGAAGACTTTAGCCATGGCAGAGAGTTTTCTGAGATGGAAAGAGAAACCCTTGGCAATGACCGAGGGGTTTTCTTAGATCAGGAGAGAAACCCTCCGCCATGGCCGAGGGTTTGAGAGATAGAGACAAggattaaaaaagaagaaaaataaagccTCAATACCAGGCACAGCCAAGGAGGGGCACAGTTAAGGAAGGGCTCGCATGGTTCTGGctccacctcaaattttttgtttttatatttatatctaaagtttagaaaattttccttgtcttatatacaaattttgaaaaatgatatttcagctcgtatcaaaatttagaaagttTAATTTGgcccttctcatgaaaaatttctaactccgccCATGATGGTGCCTCAAGaacaaattttaaactttattttgatgATTCATGCTCAATATACCATTGAAAGTGAGGTACaagataaatgaaaaatggGTAACCTGAGTtagtatatgtataaaatattgTTGTTTTAACACAGAAACTGAGTCTAATTTGGACATATTGATTTAACGATGCACCATAATCAGCCCGTTGAtttgatttggaaaagaaaatattacaaaaCAATGCACGGTTGGGAGATCAACAAGTCACCGCGCAACTCGTCCCCTTCCACAAGCCACCACTTAACCTTTTACCAAGGCACTCCAAACAGCCGCGTGTGAATGTCAAATATCAAAATTACCCACACTAAACTTTTAAATCTTTTAACTGGTTCAATCTGCTACCTCACCGGTGATTGTGTATCTTGTCGAAGAAAATTTTGTGCAGCTTTCAACGCTCAATAGGTTAACCGATCAAAGAATTGGCAGTGAAAGAAATTCTTGGACAAGCAAAGGGTTTTCAATCTTTGGTTTCCTTTGTCTAGTTTATTCAAGAGATTTCGCATCATTTGAATTTTTCAGTACATGATAGTAGTGAAAGCAGGCCGGACAAGAATGCCTTGAGGGTTCTTAATAGCAAGAACAACTCTCCAGTTGAAGTTCTTCCAATGTCTTTCTATGGTTTATGACAAAAATCATGTTGCTTCTCCTTTTGAATGTCTACCGCTCCATCTAGAAGCCTCAATTCTTGGTGCCAAGATGGATGCTGTCGATGAGCCTCATCCGGAATGTCGACCTCCTATAACAGATTCATCCTTGAGGCCACCCTTGTTGCtgaaaggaaggagagagagagagactagaaaaacatgttttcagtTGAACATACATGTCCAATGGCCTGTCTGTTTGATGGCCATGAACCATATGACATCGCCCAATTGCAAGCTTCCCATGTCCAGTTGAGCtggccagcttgagctcgacatGACTCAACTGAGAAACTCGAGCTCCAGCTCTGCTTGAACTAGAGTCGAGCTCCATAGGATAGGCTCGAAGTCGATTCAACAACACAgtgtcgagcttgagctcgactcatttaactaaGTTCTGCTAAGtctgtcttgttttttttttttttttaactcgttaACTCATTTAGTTGTTATTCATTCAACTATTCTCTCATTATGTTTCAGCATTCACTATGCAGTCGAGTAAAGTCGAGTTTTTACTACTTGAACTTGAGTCATTTAACATCTCGACTCATTGTAAAGTTTGAGCCGAGTTTTGATGAGCGGctttgagtcaagctcgagttgtcTCGACTCATTGTAAAGCCCTAGTCAAAATACCATGCTAACCCCCTAGTATCTATGGTTACATTAATGGTGGTAATTGAAAGTGGCTGTTTGAGAGTTTCGGTGATAAGTTGGGCGACAATTTTTTGTGTGGAAAGTGATAAGGTGGTAGGTGATTTGTTGATTGCCCAAACATTGGGCAGTTATTTTTCGTTGGACAAATATCTGCAATATGCAGCACTGGAAAGTAGAGGTTGGAAGGTGAAATTTTAAGGTAATGATAGATAACTTTGAGACTGCTTGTATCGCAAGTGACTGGTCTGAaaagactttttcttttttttttggccggGAGCACTAGACCTACCACATTAACCTTAAGAATGGTAACCCTCAACCCAAATCAATTTCTCAATACAGTCAGAATAGCACCCTATACAATCgaactgatatatatatatatatatatatagatagagagagagagagagagagagagagagagagagagggagaccaTGGAGGAATCTGTTAAACTGAGAAGAAAAGTAGGTGAGGGAAAGAGATCAGCACCATGGGGGAAACTGTTAAACTGAGAAAAGGAGGTGtcatatataaatagagagagagagagagagagagagagagatcagcaCCAGTGGAATATTATTCTATTTCGCTCCTATACTATTTCCATATTGCCACATGTCATGTTTCTATTTATGTTcaaatttagagagagagagagagatcagcaCCAGTAGAATGTTATTTTATGTCGCTCCTATAGTATTTCCATGGGGCCACACGTCATGTTTCtatttatgttcaattttttttcatttgttttttgccttttgattttcaaatatatgtacATGCTTAAGAATGTATTTTTTGGTTAATCATAAACCGTTCTAAAACTGATCCTAGTAAGCCAATTCACAAAAATGTAGTGCATGCACTGATTCATTGTCCTACGTTCATGAACAGTTTGATCCTGACAACTAAGCTTGGCATCATTCACACTAGCTACTCGCTCTATTTGCACGATTATTAATGTAGTGCTTGTGCTGATTCAGTATCCTTTGAACATTCATGAAGTTTGAACTAATCTTGGCATCATTCACACTACTGTCTATTTGTACAATTAATAATTGTAGTGGATGGCTGATTCAGTATCCTGTCATATGAATGTTCGTCAAGTTTGAACCAATCTTGACATCATTCACACTACCCTTGCTATTTGGACAATTATTAACTGTTGTGCATGGGTGATGATTCAATATCCTATGAGCGTTGATGAAGTTTCAACCAATCTTGGCATCGTTCATACGATTCTTCCTATTTGTACAATTATTAAATGTTTATTGAGCATCAAATAAAGGAGACCGATGAAATTTTTTGAGTTTATTGGATTTGATTGGAATCTAaatcacatgggtatgggtatggaTACAGAGATGTTAATTCTGGCacaacaactttagaaaatgtgaacaggggtacaatatatatatatatttgcaaaataaaagcaacatttaaataaatgagtgatataaataaaaatattacatgttaatgaacaataactctaaaaaacagaattaaaattgagatgaaaaaaaaattaagtaaaattaagcagtttagATCAGTTTCCATTTAAAAAATACCCAaatgtgtccaagtacccactttgtGTATGGGTAAGATGACACATGTAtaggaccttactgaagtaccgaTGTTACTTACATTGGAACTATTATAATAGagctatatataaatatatatgtggtGTCCAATGGGCCTTTTGGCCCTTTCAGTTGGATCTTGATCATTTTTCAAGAATCCAACCACTTAATATACTTAAACTGCTCAAAACTAGATATATATGCCCATGTAAAATCTGATTTACACGatgattttttacattttttttaatacatatatTTGGGCAATATGACCACAATGATGTGTTGGTTTGCCACGAACTGGCCGAATGTGGAATAATCTAAGACAtgtgcgtgcacacacacacacacgatcgaagcaaacacacacacatatatacacatacaagCCATGCTTGAGTTAAGCTCATTTGGACGAAGCCACAAGTTTATTTTCAACCGGTTGCAAGATAACAGGTAAAATGCTCTGTTCATCATGTTTAGCTCACCCAGAATGGTACAACGAAAGGTAATAATCAGAATATGGTAGAATTACATTATGTAATTAAGTTATTGACATCCTTTAACCTAAAAATGCGCTCATTTCAAGCCGTTGATCTAGATCACTATGCTTTTGCTTGCAAAATTCATTCCTCATAAGGTACCATCATCGGAAATTGAATTCCCAAAACCAGCAGCACTCCTCATCTTTTCCTTCTAATTTCTGTGTGATGTAGTGGACATTGCATGAAGGGAGTGATGATCATTGCATAAAGATATTGAAGCAATGTAGGAAAGCAATTCCACATGACAATGGAAATGTCATAACAGTGGATGCTGTGCTGCAGTCCAATGTCAAAGAAGATGCATGGGAAGATACTAGAATGGTATTCAATGTGACAATGATCTTACACGCTTCCAATGGGAAGGAGAGGACAGAGGTGGAGTGGAGAAAGCTGCTCAAAAATGGAAGGTTCAACTGTTGCAACATCGTCTCCCTTCGGGAGCATCACTAACTGAAAGCTTTTCCCAATTGAATAAACACTAAGCATGTTATAGCACTTGGAAACAATGTTAGAGTCAGTTTTCTAGTTTGCAATTAAAGGAGGGGGGTGTGGAGGGGGCGCCAAGTCGATAAGCCAATTTCATGAGTGTCTGTCAGCATTGGATATATATCATTTTGCTGAATAATATATTTGTACCACAATGAAATGTTAGAACCGTGAGAGGCATCTAAGCGGTTGGAAGGCTTTTGCAGCCAAAGAAGCCTATGATGGTGGTCTTTTTAGATCAAAAGACAGAACAAACAGGTAATGCATTCGACTAAGTTATACATCCATAAATTGAAGTTTACTTTCTCTACCTTAAGAAAATGTCAAGTTGTAGGCTCACCTTTAGACTGATGCTTGGTTACAATTTAAGAATGGAATCCCAGTTTTATAGAATTTACAATTCAAGGTATATCTTTAGTTTCCTCAAGGGATTTGCCTTCTGGAGCAGTTCGTGCTTTTGTTAATTTAATACTCAGCAAAATGTGCATCTTTATCAAATATGGCATGTGTATATGGCATGCATAGGGTCATGATGTGTAGCTGAGATGTGCTTCAATGGTGGCGCTGGGGAACTAATACTTCTTTCCTTAATGTCGCTTTGCAAGCCAAAAACTAGAGGAAGAGTATTCAGCTCAGTTCAAAGTAGGGATGTTCATCAGCCGACCTCGAGCCAAGCTagtccagctcgagctcagctcaagTCTCCATAAACCACAGCTCAaactcagctcgaactcaaaGCAAGAGCCCAGTTTTCGATAGAAGTTAGACAAGCCATTTACTAAAACTAGATACGgtaaaaagtaaataaatattttaaaaagaacaacaaaccAAAACCATCCCATCAAAAAGATGGATGGCCCCGGTTTAATCCTCTCCTAGCATCATCCAAACctaaaggaaaaatgaagatatatatatatatatataagaaaattgaatggttaTGCTGACCTTTTAGAGTCCTCAACCCTCACACCAAAACCGttcgatccaacatgatggacggttaaaagaaaaacaaagtaaaaaagtGATGGGTATCTTTGTCATCTTAcattagtttacattttttctcACTGTTTTTCTTTCGACAATCTATTTGTTTTAGATGGACGGCCCTTGTTAGATATccagagtcatcattcactcactatatatataatcatcCCAACATTTAAGAGATAAATTATTAATATGGTACCTAATGATCCTATCTAGGTAATTAAATCAAAAGAGCGAAAGAagctaacaatttttttttatgcagacAAGAAGCTAAGAAGAGCTTAGCTCTTTGTATTTTAAGGAAGTAGTGTAAACTTGTACTTTTGAggaagtaaaatttttaattttttttttaaatgtcacgTTTAATTGCATAATAGAAATTGAAATTTGTAATAAGATACAGGTACCAACAATTAATTCATGAGAAACAACCTTTTAAGAGTACTTAGAATGGCATGTTGATTTAAGATTAACGAGTTTTAAttgaaactttaattttaaCCGTTTCTTTTGCTATGAAAAAGTAAGTTAAAGTCATGTGGACCttagaaaaatcatatttaaatgatGCTCCCTTAAAACAA containing:
- the LOC116264341 gene encoding desmethylxanthohumol 6'-O-methyltransferase-like encodes the protein MEMEEERLVQGQIEIFQQLFAFADSMLLKCAVELGIADIIHRNGRPMTLHQIAAELPAPSPDISSLFRIMRLLVRKHVFVRRDRPIGGENGANSNPQPEFGLTSASRWLVRDGELSLAPMVLMQNYPSTLPVWHCLSRSVKEGGVAFEKVLGVDLWGYGAANPEFNQLFNSAMVCTCKIIMKAVMAEYDHGFSRFGSLVDVGGGTGKAIAEIVKSYPHVKGINLDLPHVVATAPRYQGVTHVGGDMFEEIPKADAVFMKWILHNWSDEDCIKILKQCKKAIPENTGMVMLVEVVLQCEANEDAWKDIKMVLDVTMLVYLGGKERTEAEWRKLLKGGGFNHCNITPLHNSLFSLIEAFPN